A DNA window from Amycolatopsis sp. DSM 110486 contains the following coding sequences:
- a CDS encoding FAD-binding oxidoreductase gives MVATGRSPDVVVVGAGVVGAACAYYCAAAGLRVAVLDRGGVAGGTTSGGEGNILVSDKELGPELDLALLSIRLWARLGEELGPASLELEHKGGVVVAQSADAARGLAELAAEQRARGVSVDDLTPAEVAELEPNLTPDVASGAYYPQDKQVQPMLAAASLLRQARRLGAELHPGVEVRAFRRRADGSVGGVLTSAGEFSAPWVVNAAGTWGGDVSKLAGAPIPVLPRRGFVLVTEPLPRVIRHKVYTADYVANVSSGDAGLETSVVVEGTQAGTVLIGASRERVGFDRQFSLPVVRKLAAQAIGVFPFLADVSLLRSYLGFRPYCPDHLPVIGEDPRLPGLVHACGHEGAGIGLAAATGHLIAQVATGVEPELDLTPFRADRFEEVA, from the coding sequence ATGGTGGCGACGGGAAGGTCCCCCGACGTGGTCGTCGTGGGCGCCGGAGTGGTCGGGGCGGCGTGCGCTTACTACTGCGCGGCCGCGGGCCTGCGCGTCGCGGTGCTCGACCGCGGCGGTGTCGCCGGCGGGACGACCAGCGGCGGCGAGGGCAACATCCTCGTGTCGGACAAGGAGCTCGGGCCGGAGCTCGACCTGGCGCTGCTGTCGATCCGGCTGTGGGCCCGGCTGGGGGAGGAGCTCGGACCCGCTTCGCTGGAGCTGGAACACAAGGGTGGCGTGGTCGTGGCGCAGTCCGCGGACGCCGCCCGGGGCTTGGCGGAGCTGGCGGCGGAGCAGCGCGCGCGGGGTGTTTCGGTCGACGACCTGACACCGGCCGAGGTCGCCGAGCTGGAGCCGAACCTGACGCCGGACGTCGCTTCCGGCGCGTATTACCCGCAGGACAAGCAGGTGCAGCCGATGCTCGCGGCTGCTTCGCTGCTGCGTCAAGCGCGTCGGCTCGGTGCCGAACTGCACCCGGGGGTCGAGGTCCGGGCGTTCCGGCGCCGGGCCGACGGTTCGGTCGGCGGGGTGCTCACGTCGGCCGGCGAGTTCTCCGCGCCGTGGGTGGTGAACGCCGCGGGCACGTGGGGCGGGGACGTCTCGAAGCTCGCGGGTGCCCCGATCCCGGTGCTGCCGCGGCGCGGGTTCGTGCTGGTCACCGAACCGCTGCCGCGCGTGATCCGGCACAAGGTCTACACGGCCGACTACGTCGCCAACGTCTCGAGCGGCGACGCCGGGCTGGAAACTTCGGTGGTCGTCGAGGGCACGCAGGCCGGCACGGTGCTCATCGGTGCGAGCCGTGAACGCGTCGGGTTCGACCGGCAGTTCTCGCTGCCCGTGGTGCGCAAGCTGGCGGCACAGGCGATCGGTGTTTTCCCGTTCCTCGCCGACGTTTCCCTGCTGCGCAGCTACCTCGGCTTCCGGCCGTACTGCCCGGACCACCTCCCGGTGATCGGCGAGGATCCGCGGCTGCCGGGGTTGGTGCACGCGTGTGGTCACGAAGGGGCGGGTATCGGTTTGGCCGCGGCGACGGGACACCTGATCGCGCAGGTGGCGACGGGTGTGGAGCCGGAGCTGGACTTGACGCCGTTCCGGGCGGACCGGTTCGAGGAGGTCGCGTGA
- a CDS encoding (2Fe-2S)-binding protein produces MSERVKFSFRGQEIVAEAGQSVGAALIAAGHRSWRTTRRDGAPRGVFCGIGVCFDCLVVVNGKPGRRACLTEVLPGDVIEPQEGAGRGELSC; encoded by the coding sequence GTGAGCGAGCGCGTGAAGTTTTCCTTCCGGGGCCAGGAGATCGTGGCGGAAGCCGGGCAGAGCGTGGGCGCCGCGTTGATCGCCGCCGGCCACCGGTCCTGGCGGACGACGCGCCGCGATGGCGCGCCGCGCGGGGTGTTCTGCGGGATCGGCGTGTGTTTCGACTGCCTGGTCGTCGTGAACGGCAAGCCGGGGCGGCGCGCGTGCCTGACCGAGGTGCTGCCGGGTGACGTCATCGAACCGCAGGAAGGAGCGGGCCGTGGTGAGCTTTCCTGCTGA
- a CDS encoding FAD/NAD(P)-binding oxidoreductase, translated as MSFPAEAAEIAVLGAGPAGLAAAVTAASAGARVTLVDAGARVGGQFWRHCEGDEGVGHHDWPTLVRLRTGLSRVDVRARHAIWHVERTDSGFTVHTDRGEVSSRTVIVATGAYDRQVPFPGWTLPGVYTAGGVQALLKGHGVRAGSRVVVAGTGPFLLPVAAGLVEASAEVAGVFEAGSPAGFARSPLSVLANAGKLAEGAGYLKTLLRQRVPYRTRTAVVAAQGTDGVESVTVASLDRQWRIVAGSERTVACDTVAVGYGFTPQLELPLQLGCETRLGADGSLVAVADDQQRATTPGVYLAGEVCGVGGSALSLVEGELAGLHAALTTVGAEPNRDTVARLLRQRKSLRAFANAMHAAHPVRPGWQTWLDTGTQVCRCEEVSVGTVRSAVKDLGATDARTVKLLARPGMGLCQGRVCGYATACLVAAECGREPTAADLAGVAARPIAQPVTLGDLARG; from the coding sequence GTGAGCTTTCCTGCTGAGGCGGCGGAGATCGCGGTCCTCGGGGCCGGCCCGGCCGGGCTCGCCGCGGCGGTGACAGCCGCGTCGGCCGGCGCGCGAGTGACGCTGGTCGACGCCGGCGCGCGCGTGGGCGGGCAGTTCTGGCGTCACTGCGAAGGCGACGAAGGTGTGGGCCACCACGACTGGCCGACGCTCGTGCGGCTGCGCACGGGACTGTCCCGAGTGGACGTTCGAGCGCGGCACGCGATCTGGCACGTCGAGCGTACGGACAGCGGCTTCACGGTGCACACCGACCGCGGTGAGGTCTCCAGCCGTACGGTGATCGTGGCGACGGGCGCGTACGACCGGCAGGTGCCGTTTCCCGGCTGGACGCTGCCGGGCGTCTACACCGCCGGTGGTGTGCAGGCGCTGCTCAAGGGCCACGGCGTGCGCGCGGGGAGCCGGGTCGTGGTGGCGGGGACGGGTCCGTTCCTGCTGCCCGTCGCCGCCGGGCTGGTCGAGGCGAGCGCCGAGGTGGCGGGGGTGTTCGAGGCCGGTTCGCCCGCCGGGTTCGCCCGGTCGCCGCTGTCCGTACTGGCCAACGCCGGCAAGCTCGCCGAAGGCGCCGGGTACCTGAAAACGCTGCTGCGCCAACGAGTTCCGTACCGCACGCGCACCGCGGTCGTCGCCGCCCAGGGCACGGACGGGGTCGAGAGCGTGACGGTCGCGTCGCTCGATCGGCAGTGGCGGATCGTGGCGGGCAGCGAGCGGACGGTCGCGTGCGACACCGTCGCCGTCGGCTACGGCTTCACGCCCCAGCTGGAGCTCCCGTTGCAGCTGGGCTGCGAAACCCGCCTCGGCGCGGACGGCAGTCTCGTCGCCGTCGCCGACGACCAGCAGCGCGCCACCACGCCTGGTGTCTACCTCGCCGGTGAGGTTTGCGGAGTCGGCGGATCGGCGCTGTCGCTGGTGGAGGGTGAGCTGGCCGGCCTGCACGCGGCACTCACCACGGTAGGCGCCGAGCCGAACCGGGACACCGTCGCGCGCTTGCTGCGGCAGCGAAAGTCGTTGCGCGCCTTCGCGAACGCGATGCACGCGGCCCACCCCGTGCGACCCGGGTGGCAGACGTGGCTCGACACCGGGACACAGGTGTGCCGCTGCGAAGAGGTGTCCGTCGGCACCGTTCGCAGCGCGGTCAAGGACTTGGGCGCCACGGACGCGCGGACGGTGAAGCTGCTCGCCCGGCCGGGGATGGGTCTGTGCCAGGGCCGAGTCTGCGGCTATGCGACGGCCTGCCTCGTCGCCGCCGAATGCGGCCGTGAACCGACGGCCGCCGACCTCGCCGGGGTCGCGGCGCGGCCGATCGCCCAGCCCGTGACGCTCGGGGACCTCGCGCGTGGCTGA
- a CDS encoding aconitase X catalytic domain-containing protein: MADLELSEEDNAMLAGEHGEAATLCLRMVIALAQVRGATRLLTVESAHVDGCLYHGQAGLDFVERLGELGGRVAVPTTLNVGSLDLRHPDLVRADAETTANARRLMAGYTALGCAPTWTCAPYQLTHRPAFGTHVAWAESNAIVFANSVLGARTDRYGDFLDIGAAITGRVPDAGLHRDDNRRATIRLDCAALSRRLLGEDAAWGVLGHLAGRLAGSGVPVLTGVPSTVTEDQLKAFGAAAASSGGVGLFHVVGVTPEAPDLAAVASPNLVTHAVDADQVRAIRDELTTAHGTDLDALCLGTPHFSLTEFERLAALLADGGPFHHAVRAYVTTSRAVLAEADRLGYAETVRSAGARIVVDTCTYITPILDAGLRTAMTNSGKWAWYAPGNIGVDVALGSLAECVASARAGRIVRDEALWAS, encoded by the coding sequence GTGGCTGACCTCGAACTGTCCGAAGAGGACAACGCGATGCTCGCCGGCGAGCACGGCGAGGCGGCGACACTGTGCCTGCGCATGGTCATCGCGCTCGCGCAGGTCCGGGGCGCCACGCGGCTGCTGACGGTCGAGTCCGCCCACGTCGACGGCTGCCTCTACCACGGCCAGGCCGGCCTGGACTTCGTCGAACGGCTGGGAGAGCTCGGCGGCCGCGTCGCCGTGCCGACCACGCTCAACGTCGGCTCCCTCGACCTGCGCCACCCCGACCTCGTGCGCGCCGATGCCGAAACGACCGCCAACGCGCGCCGCCTGATGGCTGGTTACACCGCGCTGGGCTGCGCGCCGACGTGGACCTGCGCGCCGTACCAGCTCACGCACCGCCCGGCGTTCGGCACGCACGTGGCGTGGGCGGAGTCCAACGCGATCGTGTTCGCCAACTCCGTGCTCGGCGCCCGCACCGACCGCTACGGCGATTTCCTCGACATCGGCGCCGCCATCACCGGCCGCGTGCCCGACGCGGGCCTGCACCGGGACGACAACCGCCGCGCGACGATCCGGCTCGACTGCGCGGCCCTGTCCCGGCGGCTGCTCGGCGAGGACGCGGCGTGGGGCGTGCTCGGCCACCTCGCGGGCCGGCTCGCGGGCAGCGGGGTGCCGGTGCTGACCGGCGTGCCCTCGACCGTCACGGAGGACCAGCTGAAGGCGTTCGGCGCCGCCGCGGCGTCGAGTGGGGGAGTGGGGCTGTTCCACGTAGTCGGCGTGACGCCGGAGGCGCCGGATCTCGCGGCCGTCGCGTCGCCGAACCTCGTGACGCACGCGGTGGACGCGGACCAGGTGCGCGCCATCCGCGACGAGCTGACCACCGCCCACGGCACGGACCTCGACGCGCTGTGCCTGGGCACGCCGCACTTCTCGCTCACGGAGTTCGAGCGCCTGGCCGCTCTGCTCGCAGACGGCGGGCCGTTCCACCACGCCGTGCGCGCCTACGTGACCACGAGCCGCGCCGTGCTCGCGGAAGCCGATCGGCTCGGTTACGCGGAAACCGTGCGCTCCGCCGGGGCGCGCATCGTCGTCGACACCTGCACCTACATCACGCCGATCCTCGACGCCGGCCTGCGCACGGCGATGACGAACTCCGGCAAATGGGCGTGGTACGCGCCCGGCAACATCGGCGTGGACGTGGCCCTCGGCTCGCTCGCCGAATGCGTCGCGTCGGCGCGGGCCGGCCGGATCGTGCGGGACGAGGCGCTGTGGGCGAGCTGA
- a CDS encoding aconitase X swivel domain-containing protein — protein sequence MGELTGRTVFPGEATGEPLVLDAPLSFWGGTDLSGRIVDEHHPQRGATLTGRVLVLPRARGSSSSSSVLAEQIRSGTAPAALVLTEPDAILMLGAWVAAELYDLRLPIVVLTSQDYARLAVCRGAVDVSAGPETATIRLG from the coding sequence GTGGGCGAGCTGACCGGACGCACCGTGTTCCCCGGCGAAGCCACCGGCGAGCCGCTCGTGCTCGACGCGCCCCTGTCGTTCTGGGGCGGCACGGACCTGTCCGGCCGCATCGTCGACGAACACCACCCCCAGCGCGGCGCCACCCTCACCGGCCGCGTCCTCGTGCTGCCGCGGGCGCGTGGCTCCAGCTCTTCGTCGTCGGTCCTGGCCGAGCAGATCCGCAGCGGCACCGCGCCCGCCGCCCTCGTCCTCACCGAACCCGACGCCATCCTCATGCTCGGCGCCTGGGTCGCGGCCGAGCTGTACGACCTGCGGTTGCCGATCGTCGTTCTCACCTCGCAGGACTACGCGCGGCTCGCGGTCTGTCGCGGCGCGGTGGACGTCAGTGCGGGTCCGGAAACCGCGACGATCCGACTCGGCTGA
- a CDS encoding helix-turn-helix domain-containing protein: MERDDELSEFLRSRRARVTPAEAGLGPGAGVRRVPGLRREEVARLAGVNVDYYVRLERGRRINPSDSVLDAVARALRLNATERAHLFALVRPGSTRPARRSVPPQRVRPSVHRILDAHEPLPAMVLGRRMDVLAANRPARALYTDWEALPGPSRNMVRFLFTDPAARSVLVDWAGSATEAVAHLRLYQGRYPADPLLADLIRDLSATSEDFRDRWADHDVHQHTYGAKSFNHPVAGRFTLTYELLGVLDDADQFLTLYTAEPGSASEAAVRHLRTASISRVGSSRFPDPH, translated from the coding sequence ATGGAGCGGGACGACGAGCTGAGCGAGTTCCTGCGCTCGCGCCGCGCCCGGGTCACCCCGGCCGAGGCCGGGCTGGGTCCGGGTGCCGGCGTTCGCCGTGTCCCCGGCCTGCGGCGCGAGGAGGTCGCGCGGCTGGCCGGGGTGAACGTGGACTACTACGTGCGGCTGGAGCGCGGCCGCCGGATCAACCCGTCCGATTCGGTGCTCGACGCGGTGGCCCGCGCGCTGCGGCTGAACGCCACGGAGCGGGCGCACCTGTTCGCGCTGGTGCGCCCCGGGAGCACTCGCCCGGCGCGGCGCTCGGTTCCGCCCCAGCGGGTGCGGCCGTCGGTGCACCGGATCCTCGATGCCCACGAGCCGCTCCCGGCGATGGTCCTCGGCCGCCGGATGGACGTGCTCGCCGCGAACCGGCCGGCCCGCGCGCTGTACACGGACTGGGAAGCCCTGCCCGGACCGTCACGCAACATGGTGCGGTTCCTCTTCACCGACCCGGCGGCGCGCAGCGTGCTGGTGGACTGGGCGGGCAGCGCGACCGAGGCCGTCGCGCACCTGCGCCTCTACCAGGGCCGCTACCCCGCCGACCCGCTGCTGGCGGACCTGATCAGGGACCTGTCGGCCACGAGCGAGGACTTCCGCGACCGGTGGGCCGACCACGACGTGCACCAGCACACCTACGGAGCCAAGAGCTTCAACCATCCGGTGGCGGGCCGGTTCACCCTGACGTACGAACTGCTCGGCGTGCTGGACGACGCGGACCAGTTCCTCACGCTCTACACAGCGGAACCGGGCTCGGCGTCGGAAGCCGCGGTGCGTCACCTCCGCACGGCGTCCATCAGCCGAGTCGGATCGTCGCGGTTTCCGGACCCGCACTGA
- a CDS encoding zinc-binding dehydrogenase, which yields MKAMFITAYGDPGVIEPAEVPEPVPGPGELSITVSHSAVGLVDAIIRRGELADYDYAPRPPVVPGLEVAGTVRAVGPGVDRFAVGDEVATLTLPRMGGYAEVTVAPADLVVPLAGTGVSREQAVAGFANTVTAYLSLTEAVRPPVGSKVLVHGALGGLSSVYPEVARLLGANEVVGTVRRAEQIDAALALGFDRVVLSGEFTEALGDERFTVIVDPVGGDVRRASVGMLAPMGRLLAVGNAGGEHGAALDSNAVWGGNIGVVGFNVGGYLAADTSPAVPAARAVLPLFTEGKISLPVTTLPFAEAREAHRRIDAREVSGRLVLASL from the coding sequence ATGAAGGCCATGTTCATCACCGCGTACGGCGACCCCGGCGTCATCGAGCCGGCCGAGGTCCCCGAGCCCGTCCCGGGGCCTGGTGAACTCAGTATCACCGTGTCCCACTCGGCCGTCGGGCTGGTCGATGCGATCATCCGTCGCGGCGAACTGGCCGACTACGACTACGCGCCACGACCACCGGTGGTGCCCGGGCTCGAGGTGGCGGGCACCGTGCGCGCCGTGGGCCCGGGCGTCGACCGGTTCGCTGTCGGCGACGAGGTGGCGACGCTGACCCTGCCGCGGATGGGCGGATACGCGGAGGTCACCGTCGCGCCCGCCGACCTGGTGGTGCCGCTGGCGGGCACGGGTGTGAGCCGCGAACAGGCCGTCGCAGGGTTCGCGAACACGGTCACGGCGTACCTGTCCCTCACCGAGGCGGTGCGCCCGCCGGTCGGCAGCAAGGTGCTGGTGCACGGCGCGCTCGGCGGACTGTCGTCGGTCTACCCCGAGGTGGCGCGGCTGCTCGGGGCGAACGAGGTGGTCGGCACCGTGCGCCGGGCCGAGCAAATCGACGCGGCGCTCGCGCTCGGGTTCGACCGGGTGGTCCTCTCCGGTGAGTTCACCGAGGCGCTGGGAGACGAGCGGTTCACCGTGATCGTCGATCCGGTGGGCGGCGACGTGCGGCGGGCCTCGGTCGGCATGCTCGCTCCGATGGGCCGGCTGCTCGCGGTCGGCAACGCGGGCGGTGAGCACGGCGCAGCGCTCGACTCGAATGCGGTGTGGGGCGGCAACATCGGCGTCGTCGGGTTCAACGTGGGCGGCTACCTGGCCGCCGACACCTCACCGGCCGTGCCTGCGGCGCGGGCGGTGCTGCCACTGTTCACCGAGGGGAAGATCAGCCTGCCCGTGACGACGCTGCCGTTCGCCGAGGCCCGCGAAGCGCACCGGCGGATCGACGCCCGGGAGGTAAGCGGGCGGCTGGTTCTCGCTTCGCTCTAG
- a CDS encoding amidohydrolase family protein, whose amino-acid sequence MSADLSVRQVSVVDPESEQVTGEQVVRITGGRITAVEADPGGPVGAGELDGTGLFAVPGLIDCHVHVNAVSAALGTVADESPAYVAAQASHLLKDMLARGFTSVRDVGGADFGIAAAVAEGLFTGPRIFFGGKALSQTGGHGDLRPAGRDVHDQHYAIPVLGRVCDGVDEVRRAARDEIRRGAYHLKIMLSGGCASPTDRVDSLQFSDEEVTAIVEEAAAANLYTAGHAYTADAVNRGLRLGVRTIEHGNLLDATSVDLFLAHDAFYVPTLITYQALLEQSRELGFTAEQYEKVVRVTENGYQALQLADSAGVRIAYGSDLLGAMQARQSEEFALRAKVQKPAAVLRSATTVAAELLRQVGTVGTLAPGARGDVVLARANPLEDLDVLANPSTGLAAVVQDGVVRVQR is encoded by the coding sequence ATGTCCGCCGACCTCAGCGTCCGGCAGGTCAGTGTCGTCGATCCCGAGTCCGAGCAGGTGACCGGCGAGCAGGTCGTCCGCATCACCGGCGGCCGGATCACGGCTGTCGAAGCCGATCCCGGCGGTCCGGTCGGGGCCGGCGAGCTGGACGGCACGGGGCTGTTCGCCGTGCCGGGGCTCATCGACTGCCACGTGCACGTGAACGCCGTGAGCGCGGCGCTCGGCACGGTGGCCGACGAGTCGCCCGCGTACGTGGCCGCGCAGGCATCGCACCTGCTGAAGGACATGCTGGCGCGCGGCTTCACGAGCGTCCGCGATGTCGGGGGCGCGGACTTCGGGATCGCCGCCGCCGTGGCCGAAGGCCTGTTCACCGGTCCGCGCATCTTCTTCGGCGGCAAGGCCCTGTCCCAGACCGGCGGGCACGGTGACCTGCGGCCGGCGGGGCGCGACGTGCACGACCAGCACTACGCGATCCCGGTGCTCGGCCGGGTGTGCGACGGCGTCGATGAGGTTCGCCGCGCCGCGCGCGACGAGATCCGCCGCGGCGCGTACCACCTGAAGATCATGCTGTCCGGCGGCTGCGCGAGCCCGACCGACCGCGTGGATTCCCTGCAGTTCTCCGACGAGGAGGTGACTGCGATCGTCGAGGAGGCGGCCGCGGCGAACCTCTACACGGCGGGCCATGCCTACACCGCCGACGCCGTGAACCGCGGGCTGCGCCTCGGCGTCCGCACGATCGAACACGGCAACCTCCTCGACGCGACGTCGGTCGACCTGTTCCTCGCCCACGACGCGTTCTACGTGCCCACGCTGATCACCTACCAGGCCTTGCTGGAGCAGAGCCGCGAGCTCGGTTTCACGGCGGAGCAGTACGAAAAGGTCGTGCGGGTGACGGAAAACGGCTACCAGGCGTTGCAGCTCGCCGACTCCGCCGGTGTCCGCATCGCCTACGGCAGTGACCTGCTGGGCGCGATGCAGGCACGGCAGTCGGAGGAGTTCGCATTGCGCGCCAAGGTGCAGAAGCCGGCCGCGGTGCTGCGCTCGGCCACCACGGTCGCGGCCGAGCTGCTGCGCCAGGTCGGCACGGTGGGCACACTCGCGCCCGGCGCCCGGGGTGACGTCGTGCTCGCGCGGGCGAACCCGTTGGAGGACCTCGACGTGCTGGCGAACCCGTCGACCGGGCTCGCGGCCGTGGTGCAGGACGGGGTGGTGCGCGTCCAGCGCTGA
- a CDS encoding MFS transporter: MSETTGAPPKLTSHVLAARLERLPISRFHYKLLFAGGLGYTFDAMDGAIVAFILPSVTAEWGLSSGATGILGSSLLIGFLFGAFGAGVLGDKIGRRAVMVSALILYAAASLVAAAAPNFAVLFVARVVAGMGTGAESAIIAPYLSEFVPSRVRGRYIGSLAGFFAFGYVFASLLGYFVVSDVPHGWRWVQVLTAVPIVMLLWWRRSLPESPRFLHVHGRVAEAELVVSDIERQVSARVGPLPPPVPSTQDEDVQVSSGTIASNLRALVSTGLRKTTITSWVYWFVAIFTYYGFFTWIPSLLVKQGFDISKSFLFSILIYLAQIPGYYSAAFVSERIERKWTIVIYLAGGALGALGLAFAGNSTQILIWGIVLSFFMNGNAALEYSYTSEIYPTMIRTTGLGVASAVGRIGGIIAPIVIGFSYSNVGFGGVFTMLLVLLVIGAGVVAVFGQRTTGRSLETIGQETIGRG, translated from the coding sequence ATGTCAGAAACGACCGGCGCGCCCCCGAAGCTCACGTCGCACGTGCTGGCGGCCCGGCTCGAACGCCTGCCGATCTCCCGGTTCCACTACAAGCTTCTCTTCGCGGGCGGCCTCGGCTACACCTTCGACGCGATGGATGGCGCGATCGTCGCCTTCATCCTCCCCTCCGTCACCGCCGAATGGGGGCTGTCCAGCGGAGCCACCGGCATCCTGGGCAGCAGCCTGCTGATCGGATTCCTCTTCGGCGCGTTCGGCGCCGGGGTGCTCGGCGACAAGATCGGCCGGCGCGCGGTGATGGTCAGCGCGCTCATCCTCTACGCGGCCGCGAGCCTCGTCGCGGCCGCCGCGCCGAACTTCGCGGTGCTGTTCGTCGCGCGTGTCGTGGCGGGCATGGGCACCGGCGCGGAGAGCGCGATCATCGCGCCCTACCTGTCGGAGTTCGTGCCCTCGCGCGTGCGCGGGCGCTACATCGGTTCCCTGGCCGGGTTCTTCGCGTTCGGCTACGTGTTCGCGAGCCTGCTCGGTTACTTCGTGGTCAGCGACGTGCCTCACGGCTGGCGCTGGGTCCAGGTGCTCACGGCCGTGCCGATCGTGATGCTGCTGTGGTGGCGCCGCTCGCTGCCGGAGTCGCCGCGGTTCCTGCACGTCCACGGCCGGGTCGCAGAGGCCGAGCTGGTGGTCTCCGACATCGAGCGCCAGGTGAGCGCCCGCGTCGGCCCGCTGCCGCCCCCGGTACCGTCCACACAGGACGAAGACGTGCAGGTGTCCTCGGGCACGATCGCGTCGAACCTGCGCGCGCTGGTGTCGACCGGGTTGCGCAAGACCACGATCACGTCGTGGGTCTACTGGTTCGTCGCCATCTTCACCTACTACGGCTTCTTCACCTGGATCCCGTCGCTGCTGGTGAAGCAGGGCTTCGACATCTCGAAGAGCTTCCTGTTCTCCATCCTCATCTACCTCGCGCAGATCCCCGGCTACTACTCGGCCGCGTTCGTGAGCGAGCGCATCGAGCGCAAGTGGACGATCGTGATCTACCTGGCGGGCGGTGCGCTCGGCGCTCTGGGGCTGGCCTTCGCGGGCAACAGCACGCAGATCCTGATCTGGGGCATCGTGCTGTCGTTCTTCATGAACGGCAACGCGGCGCTCGAGTACTCCTACACGTCCGAGATCTATCCGACGATGATCCGCACCACCGGCCTCGGCGTCGCGTCGGCGGTCGGGCGGATCGGCGGCATCATCGCGCCGATCGTGATCGGTTTCTCCTACAGCAACGTCGGGTTCGGCGGTGTGTTCACCATGCTGCTGGTCCTGCTCGTGATCGGCGCCGGGGTGGTGGCCGTGTTCGGCCAGCGCACCACCGGCCGCTCGCTCGAAACGATCGGGCAGGAGACGATCGGACGTGGCTGA
- a CDS encoding dihydrodipicolinate synthase family protein, which yields MTGREKPWHGVLVAAALPLRETEPGALTVDFDAYAEHVAWLAESGCDGVTPNGSLGEYQTLSVEERTRVVRTAVEAAPEGFTVMPGVAAYGATEARRWAESAAEAGCPAVMLLPPNSYRADERAVVEHYREVAKAGVPIVAYNNPFDTKVDLVPELLAELHAEGLIVGVKEFSGDVRRPYRIAELAPELDVLCGADDVLLELAIAGAPGWVAGYPNAFPKATSELWAAASAGDLDKAVPLYRLLHPLLRWDSLTEFVQAIKLSMDIAGRYGGPCRPPRVPLTPEQEKAVRQATERALEEGLS from the coding sequence ATGACGGGGCGCGAAAAGCCGTGGCACGGCGTGCTGGTGGCGGCGGCACTCCCCTTGCGGGAGACCGAACCGGGTGCGCTGACGGTCGATTTCGACGCGTACGCCGAGCACGTCGCGTGGCTGGCCGAGAGCGGTTGTGACGGGGTCACGCCCAACGGTTCGCTGGGGGAGTACCAGACGCTGAGCGTCGAAGAGCGCACGCGAGTGGTCCGCACGGCCGTCGAAGCGGCGCCCGAGGGCTTCACGGTGATGCCGGGTGTCGCGGCGTACGGCGCGACGGAAGCGCGGCGCTGGGCCGAGAGCGCGGCGGAGGCGGGCTGCCCCGCGGTGATGCTGCTGCCGCCCAACTCCTACCGGGCCGACGAGCGCGCGGTGGTCGAGCACTACCGCGAGGTCGCGAAGGCGGGCGTGCCGATCGTCGCGTACAACAACCCGTTCGACACCAAGGTCGACCTCGTGCCGGAGCTGCTGGCCGAGTTGCACGCCGAGGGCCTGATCGTGGGCGTGAAGGAGTTCTCGGGCGACGTGCGGCGGCCGTACCGGATCGCCGAGCTGGCACCGGAGCTCGACGTGCTGTGCGGCGCCGACGACGTACTGCTGGAGCTGGCGATCGCCGGTGCGCCCGGCTGGGTCGCGGGTTACCCCAACGCGTTCCCGAAGGCCACCAGCGAGCTGTGGGCCGCCGCGTCGGCCGGCGACCTGGACAAGGCCGTTCCGCTCTACCGGCTGCTGCACCCGTTGCTGCGCTGGGATTCGCTCACGGAGTTCGTGCAGGCGATCAAGCTGAGCATGGACATCGCGGGCCGCTACGGCGGGCCGTGCCGTCCGCCGCGGGTGCCGCTCACGCCCGAGCAGGAGAAGGCCGTCCGCCAGGCCACCGAACGAGCGCTCGAGGAAGGGCTTTCCTAG